The Thermodesulfobacteriota bacterium genome window below encodes:
- a CDS encoding DUF5615 family PIN-like protein: protein MKFVVDMPLSPQLAVWLTRQGHDAVHALELGLDRASDITILERARNEGRVVVTADLDYPRLLALAKAERPGLILFRGGNYTEQEVVELISRALEKISTEELASSIIVIEKSRIRRRRLPLEPSS from the coding sequence ATGAAGTTTGTAGTAGATATGCCTCTTTCACCACAATTGGCTGTCTGGTTAACGAGACAGGGCCATGATGCCGTTCATGCTCTAGAATTGGGACTAGATCGGGCTTCAGATATAACTATCCTAGAACGTGCTAGAAATGAGGGACGTGTTGTAGTCACAGCTGATTTGGACTATCCTCGACTTTTGGCTCTGGCAAAGGCGGAAAGGCCAGGTTTAATACTCTTCCGAGGTGGAAATTACACTGAGCAAGAAGTGGTAGAACTTATAAGTCGAGCTCTTGAAAAAATTTCAACAGAGGAGTTGGCCAGTTCAATCATTGTCATTGAAAAGAGTAGGATTCGTAGGAGACGTCTTCCACTCGAACCAAGCTCATAA
- a CDS encoding DUF433 domain-containing protein codes for MKLERITVNPNICTGKPCIRGLRFPVSRLLGLLASGETKETILKAYPYLEAEDIDQALLYAAFLAEDETVEFAR; via the coding sequence ATGAAACTTGAGCGCATTACAGTCAATCCAAATATTTGCACCGGTAAGCCGTGCATAAGGGGACTTCGCTTCCCTGTTTCGCGCCTGCTTGGGCTTTTGGCTTCAGGAGAGACAAAAGAAACTATTTTAAAGGCATATCCCTATTTAGAGGCCGAGGATATAGACCAAGCCTTGCTCTACGCAGCCTTTCTTGCAGAAGATGAAACAGTGGAATTTGCGAGATGA
- a CDS encoding type II toxin-antitoxin system prevent-host-death family antitoxin, producing MAKEKRKPMTLTMIGLNQARKDLSRLVKRAKNSNTRFLVSERGKPQAVVIGVDDFLKNVLKKERASVVAEIQLEAKEKGLDTISAKEVDREIKAYRKSKS from the coding sequence TTGGCAAAAGAGAAAAGAAAACCCATGACCCTCACCATGATAGGACTCAACCAGGCCAGAAAGGATTTATCCCGTCTGGTCAAGCGAGCGAAGAATTCGAATACTCGATTTTTAGTAAGCGAACGAGGCAAACCTCAGGCAGTGGTGATTGGCGTTGACGACTTTTTAAAGAATGTCCTCAAAAAGGAACGTGCGAGTGTCGTTGCCGAAATCCAACTTGAAGCAAAAGAGAAGGGGCTAGATACTATATCTGCAAAAGAGGTAGATCGAGAAATAAAGGCATACCGGAAATCTAAATCTTAA
- a CDS encoding DUF3488 and transglutaminase-like domain-containing protein, whose product MNLSQAQALFTHLIALLGFFSIWITGVVDNLSAIVFVVALTFSFINSKIRRQYYINETLSTFLAILLIVYVLLSFFVLGVEVVNAILIFLIYTQIIKLLARKTIRDIVQIYILSFFQFLAGSVVAINFGYGVAFIVYVAVSLSAIVILNITKESHDTSSKADPNLVTGKFLSTTALISICVLVFTAMIFISVPRIRTGFFMSDFITPESLRTGFSDEVKLGQVGQIKFDNSPVMRVMILNREIKSIPRPIYWRGIALDRFDGTHWRASKRNYQTIKKNIDGETRVKHSGNELLAQEILTEPIDTDILFSANVPVGFQGLEGSMIAEINDSYILPNKTSYKLKYLAYSDLEVPEAYDLRSDRGEYPTEIMDNYLQLPFLNKNIQDLAKELTIDKTNAYDRTISIKNYLQDNLKYTRTLERGTSEFPLDDFLFENKAGHCEYFATSMVVMLRVLGIPSRVINGFIDGQWNAHGDFFLIRESDAHSWVEVYFPTYGWVSFDPTPESADSDAETGAFYFFSSYIDYLKFRWSRYVIDYDQKDQNQFFKQLRNKWVWQKRKLQNKGFSELLVDKRWLIALGLLGFTTWLLVKKPVLTRLPKFREYYTDKRASSMYKKALSMLTKKGFKKHDYLTPREFAKAVGLNANSTSNTFEALTEAYLELRFGKSNTDEKIKNLERLLIILKNEII is encoded by the coding sequence GTGAACCTATCACAGGCGCAGGCTCTGTTCACGCATCTGATCGCTCTATTGGGATTTTTTTCGATATGGATTACGGGAGTGGTTGACAATCTATCCGCCATTGTTTTTGTGGTAGCGTTAACTTTTAGTTTCATAAATTCAAAGATTCGTAGACAGTACTATATAAACGAAACCCTCTCTACATTCCTTGCTATATTGCTTATAGTCTATGTTTTACTAAGCTTCTTTGTTCTTGGGGTGGAAGTCGTTAATGCAATTTTAATTTTTTTAATCTATACCCAGATCATTAAGCTGCTCGCACGGAAGACAATAAGAGATATTGTTCAAATCTACATTCTAAGTTTCTTTCAATTTCTTGCCGGATCGGTAGTTGCTATAAATTTTGGCTATGGAGTTGCATTCATAGTGTATGTAGCAGTATCGCTTTCAGCAATCGTTATCCTTAATATCACAAAAGAATCTCATGATACTTCTAGTAAGGCGGATCCTAACCTTGTTACTGGAAAATTCTTAAGTACAACTGCGTTGATCAGTATCTGTGTTTTAGTTTTTACTGCGATGATCTTTATTTCTGTCCCAAGAATTAGAACAGGTTTTTTTATGAGTGATTTTATCACACCCGAATCATTGAGGACCGGGTTCTCAGATGAAGTAAAACTAGGACAGGTTGGACAAATTAAGTTCGATAATTCACCCGTGATGAGGGTAATGATTTTAAACAGGGAGATCAAGAGTATTCCAAGACCTATTTATTGGAGAGGTATAGCGCTTGATCGATTTGATGGTACCCATTGGCGAGCCAGCAAACGCAACTATCAGACCATCAAAAAAAACATTGACGGAGAAACAAGGGTAAAGCATTCGGGTAATGAATTATTAGCCCAGGAAATATTAACTGAACCAATAGACACGGATATTCTATTTTCAGCTAATGTTCCTGTTGGCTTTCAAGGCCTTGAAGGAAGTATGATCGCTGAAATAAATGACTCCTACATTCTTCCGAATAAGACATCCTATAAGCTCAAATACTTAGCATACTCAGATTTGGAAGTCCCAGAGGCCTATGACCTGAGAAGCGACCGAGGAGAATATCCGACTGAGATAATGGATAATTATCTCCAACTACCATTTCTAAATAAAAATATTCAAGATCTTGCAAAAGAGTTGACAATAGATAAAACCAATGCTTATGATAGGACGATTTCTATCAAAAATTATCTTCAAGACAACTTAAAATATACTAGAACCCTAGAAAGGGGAACCAGCGAATTCCCGTTAGACGATTTCCTCTTCGAAAATAAGGCTGGACATTGTGAATACTTTGCTACATCCATGGTAGTTATGCTAAGGGTTTTGGGTATTCCTTCAAGAGTTATCAATGGTTTTATTGATGGTCAATGGAATGCACACGGCGACTTTTTTTTAATAAGAGAAAGCGATGCCCACTCTTGGGTGGAGGTTTATTTCCCGACATATGGTTGGGTTAGTTTCGATCCAACACCAGAGAGTGCGGACTCAGATGCAGAAACGGGTGCCTTTTATTTCTTCAGTTCGTATATAGATTACTTGAAATTCCGTTGGAGTAGATATGTGATAGATTATGATCAAAAGGATCAAAATCAATTTTTCAAGCAACTGAGAAACAAATGGGTCTGGCAAAAAAGAAAATTACAAAATAAGGGTTTTAGTGAACTCTTAGTCGATAAGAGATGGTTAATAGCCTTAGGATTGTTGGGTTTTACTACCTGGTTACTCGTGAAAAAGCCCGTACTTACAAGACTGCCTAAGTTTCGGGAATACTACACTGACAAAAGAGCCTCATCAATGTATAAAAAAGCGCTCTCTATGTTAACCAAAAAAGGGTTTAAAAAGCACGATTATTTGACGCCAAGAGAATTCGCTAAAGCCGTAGGCTTAAATGCAAACTCAACGTCCAATACCTTTGAAGCCTTGACAGAGGCATATTTGGAGCTCAGGTTTGGTAAATCAAATACCGATGAGAAGATCAAAAATTTAGAGAGGCTGCTCATTATCCTGAAAAACGAGATTATATAG
- the uvrB gene encoding excinuclease ABC subunit UvrB, with protein sequence MSNLFKIKTDFSPKGDQPSAIDKLTKGVLRGLKHQVLLGVTGSGKTFTIAKAIANLDKPTLIIAHNKTLAAQLYGELKELFPENAVHYFVSYYDYYQPEAYIPETDTYIAKDASINEHIDRLRHAATSSLFDRRDVIIVASVSCIYGIGSPEDYYGMLTIIEEGMDIGRDEFLRKLTDARYERSNNEFYRGSFAVKGDSVELFPSHEESIALRVEFFGNYVESIKEIEPLEKRTVRNIKKAIIYPNTHYVAPAEKLIRAIKTIKEELIERISYFESRGMTLEKKRIEEKSKYDLELLSTIGFCPGIENYSRHLSGRRPGEPPWTLLDYFPKDSLFIIDESHQTVPQLRGMYEGDRSRKLTLVEHGFRLPSAIDNRPLNFSEFEEKINQVIFVSATPGQYELSKCEAEVVEQIIRPTGLADPEIEIRPAENQVDDLLEEIKKAVDMSDRVLITTLTKRMAEDLAEYYRRIGIKVRYIHSDIETLERIRIIRDLRIGVFDVLIGINLLREGLDIPELSLVAVLDADKEGYLRSETSLIQIFGRASRNIRGRVILYADRITTSMSRAIYETSRRREIQLAFNKSNHITPKSIEKRISDILASIYEADYFTVPKDDEGEISDVTPEKIPGLIKKLTEEMKLAANKLEFENAARSRDKIKRLRDLEIKYLGEIK encoded by the coding sequence GTGTCAAACCTCTTTAAAATTAAGACGGATTTTTCTCCTAAGGGTGATCAGCCATCAGCCATAGATAAGCTTACCAAAGGCGTTCTTAGGGGTCTTAAGCATCAAGTACTGCTCGGAGTCACCGGCAGTGGTAAAACCTTTACCATCGCAAAAGCAATCGCTAATCTGGACAAGCCAACACTGATTATCGCGCATAATAAGACACTTGCCGCACAATTGTATGGAGAACTCAAAGAGCTGTTTCCGGAAAATGCCGTGCATTACTTTGTCAGCTACTATGATTATTATCAACCCGAAGCCTATATACCGGAAACCGATACATATATAGCGAAGGATGCATCCATAAATGAACATATTGATAGACTACGACACGCGGCAACTTCATCGCTTTTCGACAGAAGAGACGTAATTATAGTGGCAAGCGTTTCATGTATTTATGGTATAGGCTCCCCCGAGGACTATTACGGCATGCTTACCATAATTGAGGAAGGAATGGATATCGGGAGGGACGAATTCCTTAGGAAGCTTACAGATGCCCGTTATGAAAGGAGCAACAACGAATTTTACAGGGGTAGTTTTGCGGTCAAGGGCGATTCGGTAGAGCTTTTTCCATCACATGAAGAGTCGATTGCATTAAGGGTGGAATTCTTTGGTAATTATGTCGAATCGATCAAGGAGATTGAACCATTAGAAAAGAGGACGGTAAGAAATATAAAAAAAGCTATCATATATCCAAATACACATTATGTTGCACCGGCAGAGAAACTAATTCGTGCGATTAAAACCATAAAGGAAGAGCTAATAGAGAGAATAAGCTACTTTGAATCTCGGGGCATGACCTTGGAAAAGAAAAGGATAGAGGAAAAATCAAAATATGATCTCGAACTCCTCTCTACAATCGGTTTCTGCCCGGGAATTGAAAACTATTCAAGGCACCTATCGGGCAGGAGACCAGGAGAACCCCCTTGGACGCTATTGGACTATTTTCCAAAGGATTCATTGTTTATTATAGATGAAAGTCATCAGACAGTCCCGCAGCTTAGGGGAATGTATGAGGGTGATAGGAGCAGGAAGCTCACTCTAGTGGAACACGGCTTTAGGCTTCCCTCCGCTATCGACAACCGACCACTTAACTTCTCTGAGTTTGAGGAAAAGATCAATCAAGTGATTTTTGTCTCGGCTACTCCCGGGCAATACGAGCTTTCTAAATGCGAGGCGGAGGTTGTTGAACAGATCATACGTCCCACCGGACTCGCTGATCCTGAGATAGAAATACGACCCGCAGAGAACCAGGTAGACGATCTTCTAGAGGAAATAAAAAAGGCGGTAGACATGTCCGATCGGGTTCTTATAACGACTCTTACCAAACGCATGGCAGAGGATTTAGCCGAATATTATAGACGAATCGGTATAAAGGTGAGGTATATACATTCCGACATCGAAACACTGGAGAGGATTAGGATTATAAGAGACCTCAGGATCGGAGTTTTCGATGTTCTAATAGGCATCAATCTCCTGCGCGAAGGGCTTGACATACCTGAACTGTCCCTTGTTGCCGTGTTAGATGCGGACAAGGAAGGATACCTGCGTTCAGAAACATCGCTGATACAGATCTTCGGTCGAGCTTCCAGAAATATAAGGGGAAGGGTTATATTGTATGCAGATAGGATTACCACGTCCATGTCGAGGGCGATTTATGAAACCAGCCGAAGAAGGGAAATTCAATTGGCATTTAACAAATCGAACCATATCACACCAAAGAGTATTGAGAAGAGGATAAGTGATATACTCGCTTCTATATATGAAGCAGACTATTTCACGGTTCCTAAGGATGATGAGGGTGAGATATCAGATGTTACTCCAGAAAAGATTCCGGGCCTTATCAAAAAACTTACGGAGGAAATGAAACTGGCTGCAAATAAGCTTGAGTTTGAGAATGCAGCCCGCAGCAGAGACAAGATAAAAAGACTCCGTGATTTAGAAATTAAATACCTCGGAGAGATAAAGTGA
- a CDS encoding Spy/CpxP family protein refolding chaperone: MKKTCFIILTLILFYSPNSYSHGGYKSAKWWKDPEVVKELNLTKDQVDLIEQIFNGNKDPIADLYSQLKQKQSEFRSKIEDPNSGRDEVLELNDEVVQLKTKLKRLRLDMLLKIREVLTPEQRQNLQKIRFTEVKKKHK, from the coding sequence TTGAAAAAGACCTGCTTCATTATTTTAACTTTAATCTTGTTTTACTCACCAAACTCCTACAGTCATGGTGGCTATAAGAGCGCCAAGTGGTGGAAAGATCCCGAAGTTGTCAAGGAACTTAATCTAACAAAGGATCAAGTCGACCTCATAGAACAAATATTCAACGGTAATAAGGACCCAATAGCAGACTTGTATTCACAATTAAAACAGAAACAATCAGAGTTCCGATCGAAGATTGAAGACCCAAATTCAGGTAGGGATGAGGTTCTGGAACTGAATGATGAGGTGGTGCAATTAAAGACAAAGTTAAAAAGACTCAGGCTAGATATGTTATTAAAGATAAGAGAAGTACTGACACCAGAACAAAGGCAAAACCTGCAAAAAATAAGGTTCACCGAAGTTAAGAAGAAACATAAATAG
- a CDS encoding RNA polymerase sigma factor: METDIELMRRVKSGDDSAFTELMKRHYKSIMNYIYRFTNDRNDSEDLAQEVFLRVYRSVKEYRPQAKFSTWLYKIATNVCLTEIKVKGRMNKVSLDEFQENKGDVRDSNSPSGYDLINRRDIRDSIFQALNAIPEKERTSIILCKYEGLSYDEVADVIGCTVGAVKTYIHRGRMKLIDKLKPILEERGENEL; this comes from the coding sequence ATGGAAACTGATATCGAGCTCATGAGGAGAGTCAAATCAGGGGATGACAGTGCCTTCACAGAATTAATGAAAAGACACTACAAGTCTATTATGAATTATATATACCGGTTTACCAATGATAGAAATGATTCAGAGGACTTAGCTCAAGAAGTCTTTTTAAGGGTTTACCGATCGGTAAAGGAATACAGACCGCAGGCTAAATTTTCCACATGGCTCTACAAGATTGCTACGAATGTTTGCCTGACTGAAATAAAAGTAAAAGGCAGAATGAATAAAGTGAGTTTAGATGAATTTCAGGAGAATAAGGGGGATGTAAGAGATTCTAATTCACCGAGTGGTTATGATTTGATCAACAGAAGGGACATTAGGGATAGCATTTTTCAAGCACTAAATGCAATACCTGAGAAAGAGAGGACTTCGATTATTCTTTGCAAATATGAAGGATTGTCCTATGATGAAGTAGCCGATGTAATAGGATGCACCGTGGGTGCGGTTAAAACCTATATTCATAGAGGAAGAATGAAACTGATCGATAAATTAAAACCAATTTTGGAAGAGAGGGGAGAAAATGAATTGTGA
- a CDS encoding MDR family MFS transporter, with product MKKRPFGNDSANFGRFDAPENVSTPDRGETELKPPMISKSRRIFVTMGLMIGMFLSALEATAVSTAMPTVVSSLGGLNIYSWVFSAYVLTSTISLPFWGRLSDLYGRKRFYIIGIAIFLIGSALSGQSKSMNALILFRALQGFGGGALLTLGMIIVGEMFSLTERARVQGLFGGVWGLSSIVGPILGGVITDQFSWRWVFYLNIPFGIIAVLVIWFALKENTFTGKKVFLDIKGATVLTALVSLFLIGLTQIGKEDSLHSLVVTLMLVSCIPLLWLFIKTQKLAKDPILPLELFSNPFFKTSVITGFLVGMAMFGSISFIPLFIQGVIGTNATQAGTILTPLLLSWVFFSSISGKLMLRFGYRQIILIGTALLSIGFFLLSYMSKDTSHSGTIVILLILGTGMGMIFVPLLLAVQNSVPRSRLGIATSTTQFFRSMGATIGVSVMGMVLSTTMLYGTGSLSKSLEASELHYLKNPDLIVDPEARTYLSPEIHDALTHLLASSLRNVFLTGLFIAVVAFVSAFLMPKGRFIDMREEEKKIV from the coding sequence ATGAAAAAAAGGCCCTTTGGTAATGACTCGGCTAATTTTGGGCGATTTGATGCACCTGAAAACGTATCCACTCCAGATCGGGGTGAAACTGAGTTAAAGCCCCCCATGATCTCCAAATCTAGAAGAATCTTTGTCACCATGGGGCTAATGATAGGAATGTTTCTAAGTGCGCTCGAAGCTACAGCTGTTAGCACCGCAATGCCTACCGTTGTCTCCAGTCTAGGGGGCCTGAACATTTACAGTTGGGTCTTTTCCGCCTATGTTCTTACATCGACTATTTCGCTGCCCTTTTGGGGAAGACTGTCGGACCTTTACGGAAGGAAAAGGTTCTACATTATCGGCATTGCGATATTTCTCATAGGATCGGCACTTTCAGGACAATCAAAGTCCATGAATGCTCTGATTTTATTTCGTGCACTTCAGGGATTCGGTGGCGGAGCCCTTTTGACCTTGGGAATGATAATCGTCGGCGAAATGTTTTCACTGACGGAAAGGGCAAGGGTACAGGGTCTTTTCGGTGGTGTTTGGGGCCTTTCTAGCATAGTCGGACCAATTCTAGGAGGCGTTATTACAGATCAGTTTTCATGGCGATGGGTTTTTTACCTTAATATTCCCTTCGGAATCATAGCGGTATTAGTGATATGGTTTGCACTCAAAGAAAACACATTTACTGGCAAGAAAGTATTTCTTGATATTAAGGGAGCAACAGTATTGACGGCACTGGTCTCACTTTTTCTGATTGGCCTGACACAGATCGGCAAGGAGGACAGCTTACATTCTCTGGTTGTAACTCTAATGCTGGTATCATGTATCCCTTTACTGTGGCTATTTATCAAAACACAGAAGCTTGCGAAAGATCCAATCCTCCCACTCGAATTGTTTTCAAACCCATTTTTTAAGACCTCCGTTATCACCGGTTTTCTCGTGGGAATGGCAATGTTCGGGTCAATATCATTTATACCTTTATTTATTCAAGGGGTGATTGGAACTAATGCTACGCAAGCGGGAACCATTCTTACACCATTGTTACTCAGTTGGGTCTTTTTCTCAAGCATTTCCGGGAAATTAATGCTTCGATTTGGTTATAGACAGATCATTTTAATTGGCACTGCCCTATTATCTATTGGATTTTTTCTTCTCAGCTACATGAGTAAAGATACATCGCATAGTGGTACTATCGTAATATTGCTTATCCTTGGGACCGGAATGGGTATGATCTTCGTCCCTTTACTCCTAGCTGTTCAAAATTCTGTTCCAAGATCGAGACTCGGAATTGCTACCTCCACGACTCAATTTTTCCGATCTATGGGTGCCACTATCGGAGTAAGCGTAATGGGAATGGTTCTGAGTACCACGATGCTATACGGAACCGGTTCACTTTCAAAGTCACTTGAGGCCTCGGAATTGCATTATCTAAAGAATCCGGATTTGATCGTAGACCCTGAAGCAAGGACTTATTTATCCCCTGAAATCCATGATGCATTAACCCATTTGTTAGCTAGCTCACTGAGAAATGTATTTTTAACCGGATTATTCATAGCAGTCGTTGCCTTCGTCTCTGCATTTCTTATGCCTAAGGGAAGGTTCATAGACATGAGGGAAGAAGAAAAAAAAATTGTTTAG
- the cobA gene encoding uroporphyrinogen-III C-methyltransferase, with protein sequence MTKKGIVYLIGAGPGDPGLFTLKGKKFLARSEVIVYDYLVNPELLEFAREGAEIIYVGKKRGHKEIPQKEINRLITKKALEGKTVARLKGGDPFIFGRGGEEAVELAKHGIPFDVIPGVSSPTGVTAYAGIPLTHRDYSSSFAVVTGHEDPKKLKTSHPWEALAKIGTLVFLMGVEKLEQNMKKLIEMGKSPKTPAAIITWGTLPNQSTLTGTIGTIVSLSKEKKISSPSIIAVGDVVNLRKNINWFESKPLFGKTVLVTRARPQSRIFAEFLEEEGGQVIEFPTIDVVPIRTWNRIDKAVEKLGHYNWLIFTSVNGVNFFFQRFRRKKRDVRELKGIRIAAIGEQTENEINKMGIKVDLIPEEFRAEGLIKLFERIDIKGSRILIPRAKIARRILPMKLRKMGARVDVLPVYETKMPGKLKIDKVRKLLLNGDIDVITFTSSSTVKNFFSMIGRDKKIISRSTIACIGPITAETIRGFGIEPEIISGTYTVQGLTREIASYFTGEQQSKN encoded by the coding sequence ATGACGAAAAAGGGAATCGTATACCTCATTGGTGCTGGTCCGGGAGATCCAGGGCTATTTACGTTAAAAGGAAAGAAATTCCTGGCACGATCGGAGGTTATAGTATACGACTACCTCGTAAACCCAGAGCTACTCGAATTTGCTAGAGAAGGAGCGGAAATTATATATGTTGGAAAAAAAAGAGGCCATAAGGAGATTCCACAAAAGGAAATTAATAGGCTAATCACGAAGAAAGCGCTGGAGGGGAAAACCGTTGCAAGGCTTAAAGGTGGAGACCCGTTCATATTTGGAAGGGGGGGCGAGGAAGCGGTTGAACTGGCAAAACACGGTATTCCGTTTGATGTAATTCCGGGTGTATCATCTCCCACAGGGGTGACAGCATATGCCGGGATACCGCTTACACATAGGGATTATTCGTCATCGTTTGCGGTCGTTACAGGTCATGAAGACCCTAAGAAACTAAAAACATCACACCCGTGGGAAGCCCTGGCTAAAATAGGTACACTCGTATTCCTAATGGGAGTTGAAAAACTGGAACAGAATATGAAAAAGCTAATCGAGATGGGGAAGTCACCGAAGACCCCAGCGGCCATTATCACTTGGGGCACTCTCCCAAATCAATCAACGCTAACAGGAACTATAGGGACTATAGTTAGCTTATCAAAAGAAAAAAAAATATCTTCCCCGTCAATCATAGCGGTCGGAGATGTCGTCAATTTAAGAAAGAATATAAATTGGTTCGAATCAAAGCCCCTCTTTGGTAAAACAGTTCTGGTGACTAGGGCCAGACCCCAATCAAGAATATTTGCCGAATTCCTCGAAGAGGAAGGCGGACAGGTAATTGAGTTTCCCACTATCGATGTGGTACCTATCAGGACTTGGAACAGGATCGATAAGGCGGTTGAAAAATTAGGCCATTACAACTGGCTGATCTTTACAAGTGTAAACGGGGTAAACTTCTTTTTTCAAAGGTTTAGGAGAAAGAAGAGGGATGTAAGGGAGCTTAAGGGTATAAGAATCGCGGCCATCGGAGAACAAACAGAAAATGAGATTAACAAGATGGGGATTAAGGTGGATTTGATTCCTGAAGAATTCAGGGCTGAAGGTTTGATAAAGCTTTTTGAGAGAATCGATATTAAGGGAAGTCGGATTCTTATCCCCAGGGCAAAGATAGCAAGAAGAATTCTTCCAATGAAACTCAGAAAAATGGGTGCTCGTGTCGATGTATTGCCAGTCTATGAGACCAAGATGCCGGGGAAATTGAAAATAGATAAGGTTAGAAAGTTGCTCTTGAACGGTGACATAGATGTTATAACATTTACGAGTTCATCGACTGTTAAGAACTTCTTTTCTATGATTGGAAGGGATAAAAAAATAATCTCGAGATCAACAATTGCATGTATTGGACCGATAACAGCCGAGACGATAAGAGGTTTTGGAATCGAGCCTGAAATTATTTCAGGAACATACACGGTTCAAGGCCTTACACGAGAAATTGCATCTTATTTCACAGGCGAACAACAAAGTAAGAATTAA
- a CDS encoding 16S rRNA (uracil(1498)-N(3))-methyltransferase, producing MARFPISNKNISNQEAIITGSDYRHIVKVLRLKPGQELVLFDESSFEHIGKIIEINKKEIKVSIVNSTKIMSKSDVNLTLLHGIPKGNKMDFIVEKATELGVDSIVPVVTERSQVRETNKALRWNRIAIESSKQCGRVTTPKIHDPIRFKDAEIYSRNGGLRLIFYERCKTKLSDYIKSVSKPTANIIIFIGPEGGFSEFEIKLAMEWGFSPIGLGPRTLRTETAGIVAVVLIQHVLGDI from the coding sequence GTGGCAAGATTTCCAATCAGTAATAAGAATATATCCAATCAAGAGGCAATCATTACAGGGTCTGATTACAGGCATATTGTTAAGGTCTTAAGATTAAAACCTGGACAGGAATTAGTACTCTTTGATGAAAGCTCCTTCGAACATATCGGCAAAATAATCGAGATTAATAAGAAAGAGATAAAGGTAAGTATAGTCAACTCGACTAAGATTATGTCCAAATCAGATGTCAACTTAACCCTCCTACACGGAATACCAAAAGGAAACAAGATGGACTTTATCGTTGAGAAGGCAACGGAGCTAGGAGTAGATTCGATAGTACCAGTGGTAACAGAACGGTCCCAAGTAAGAGAGACTAATAAGGCTTTGAGATGGAACAGAATTGCAATAGAATCTTCAAAGCAATGCGGGAGGGTGACAACTCCTAAAATTCATGATCCGATCAGGTTTAAAGATGCCGAAATCTACAGTCGTAATGGCGGCTTAAGACTCATATTTTATGAGCGTTGTAAAACTAAGTTAAGCGATTATATTAAGAGTGTATCAAAACCTACTGCAAACATTATTATATTTATAGGTCCGGAAGGAGGATTTTCTGAATTTGAGATAAAATTAGCCATGGAGTGGGGATTTTCACCTATTGGTCTTGGCCCCAGGACGCTCAGGACGGAAACGGCCGGCATTGTCGCGGTCGTCTTAATTCAACATGTTCTGGGGGATATTTAG